The genomic DNA TTTGGAGGTTAACGGCGTCGTTAACAGGCAAATGCTTGATCTTTTAGGCATCTAGTTATACATTATCTTTCTTCTTTTTTTCGTTTGTGACGGTTTAGCGTTAGCTATGAAGGGAGTTAGTTTCATGAGGTTTACTCGCTCCCTGTTGTGGAGTTTTCTGGTTATAGCGGGTATTGTCAGTATGGTAATGGCTCACGAGGCTTTTCTGGATACGGCGAAAGTAATAAAAAAAGTGCCGACTACACACAAGGTGGCGGCGCTTACCTTCGATGACGGGCCGGACCCGCATACTACCTTACGGCTGTTAGCAGTGCTTAAGGCCAAACAGGTAAAGGCAACTTTTTTTGTTTTAGGTTCCCAGGCGGAAAACTATCGCGGGCTACTGGCCGAGATCGTGGCGAACGGCCATGAAGTGGCAAGTCACGGCTACACACACCGGTTTCTTAATAAGTTGTCTCACGGAGAATTTGCAGAAGAAATAGATAAAGCCGAAAAGGCTATTGGCGCCGCAGCGCCTAAGCCTACGCTCATTCGCCCGCCCGGCGGCGGCTATAACGACCGCTTAGTCGCCGAACTAAAGCAGCGTGGTTACACAACCGTACTATGGTCAATCGATCCGCGCGACTGGTCTGGACGGAGCGCCAATCAAATTATTGACGCGGTCACGAGGAAAATTGAACCGGGCAGTATTGTCCTTCTGCACGAAGGGGCCTGCGCCAATTTTACGCCGGAGGCGGTAGCGGGTATCATTGACCGGTTGCGGGAAAGAGGGTATACTCTCATAACCGTAAGCGAACTATTACAATACTACGAAATCCGTCATTGATAATCATGCACCGATTTATAGGTTTATTTTTGTTGAGGTCGTCCCTGTTTATCAATAATTACCTGCCCCGTTGCTGTGGTTTTGGCTGGTCAATATTTATATCTTCAATATACCGGGCATAGGCCCGGTTTTCTTCTACCTTGACAATGCGGTAGCGTTTGTTATCTTCCGATATCAGTTCATCGCCGACGCTCACGATGAGCGGGACACGCATGAGTACGGCGCCGGTGGTTTCCTCCATGATGATATAATAGTCATAAATTTTTTGCGGCGGCTGTTCCGGTTTTTGGTGCACCGAAAGTATATGAAGGGGAAGATAGGACAAAAGGATCCATAAGAGAAGTCCGCCTATGGCCAAAGTGCCCAAGATAAGGAACAAGCGACGGCGGCGAACCATAGAGCGTAGCCTCCCTTAACGTTTGCGTTTGCGGCGAAACCCAAGTAGGTCTTTAAACTCTCTGGCTTTAAACTGCGCCAGCTTGCTTTTCGCTTCTTGCCAACTGCCGGTGCTGAGGAAGAGGAAGGCGCCGGCGCCGGCGATTAAGGCGCCGGCAATGACGAGAATGTCGCGACCGATACCGGCATTGGGTGACTCCGATAGTCCTATGGCGGCACCGTCTGGCGCCGCGGGAGCGGCGCCGGCGCCTTGCCGGCTGCCGTTAAGGATAGTGGGCACAATGTCGGCAAATAAGGCAGCACTGCGTTCGGCTGCGTCGCGGGAATTGTACTGGGTGCCAATTTCGATTAGCATGGCCCGAGGACTGAGATCCTGGTTATAGTTACCATGGGCAATAAAGATGCCCCGGATAAGTCCGCGGTATTTGGCATCGGCGGCGTCTTTAATCTGGCGGGCAAAGGCCATAGTTGTTTCCCGGTTCTGGTTCTGCCGGCCGACAACCAGCAAAATCTTGGTGGCTGGCGCGCCGGCAATTGTAGTAGTATACACGCTTTGCGGCGCGCTGTCGCGGTGAATGTCAAACAGGGCCACCGGCTTGCGTTCCAGCAATTTCATAACGGTTCGGCGGGAGCGTTGATAGGCGTTGGCGTCATGCGGTTCATGGAGGGTTTTGCTGTGGTCGGTGGCAACGCCCAGTTCTTCCAGGCGTTTGGCGAAACTGTCGCCTACAAGCATAACACCGCCATTTCCCGGGTCGGTTGCTTTGCCGTCAGACGGGATATAGGATTCGTCGGTGTGGGTATGGTAAATGGCGATAAGCGGTGGCTGGGCCGGGGCCGCGGGGGCTTGCGCCGGGATGGCGGCAATTTCGCTTTTACTGTACGTTTCATCGCGCACATAGCGGGCCTTGGCCAGCGTTCCCTCCACGGCTGTTATTTCGTAAACCCGGTCATTTTCGTCGATAAACTCATCACCCGGGTGGACTTCCAGTCCGGTCTGAAATATGACACTACCTTTCTCATCAACGATCGTCATGTACCCGGAGACCAGCTCAGAGCTGTTATAAGGGCTGCCGGCTACGCGTCCCGGCGGAGCGA from Sporolituus thermophilus DSM 23256 includes the following:
- a CDS encoding polysaccharide deacetylase family protein, with product MRFTRSLLWSFLVIAGIVSMVMAHEAFLDTAKVIKKVPTTHKVAALTFDDGPDPHTTLRLLAVLKAKQVKATFFVLGSQAENYRGLLAEIVANGHEVASHGYTHRFLNKLSHGEFAEEIDKAEKAIGAAAPKPTLIRPPGGGYNDRLVAELKQRGYTTVLWSIDPRDWSGRSANQIIDAVTRKIEPGSIVLLHEGACANFTPEAVAGIIDRLRERGYTLITVSELLQYYEIRH
- a CDS encoding stage II sporulation protein P, which gives rise to MVRRRRLFLILGTLAIGGLLLWILLSYLPLHILSVHQKPEQPPQKIYDYYIIMEETTGAVLMRVPLIVSVGDELISEDNKRYRIVKVEENRAYARYIEDINIDQPKPQQRGR
- the spoIIP gene encoding stage II sporulation protein P, translating into MRCIYVFVLLLLFMVVAPPGRVAGSPYNSSELVSGYMTIVDEKGSVIFQTGLEVHPGDEFIDENDRVYEITAVEGTLAKARYVRDETYSKSEIAAIPAQAPAAPAQPPLIAIYHTHTDESYIPSDGKATDPGNGGVMLVGDSFAKRLEELGVATDHSKTLHEPHDANAYQRSRRTVMKLLERKPVALFDIHRDSAPQSVYTTTIAGAPATKILLVVGRQNQNRETTMAFARQIKDAADAKYRGLIRGIFIAHGNYNQDLSPRAMLIEIGTQYNSRDAAERSAALFADIVPTILNGSRQGAGAAPAAPDGAAIGLSESPNAGIGRDILVIAGALIAGAGAFLFLSTGSWQEAKSKLAQFKAREFKDLLGFRRKRKR